AGCACTCACATTTATCCATGTATAGTCATCACTCTACTGTTGATTAATATTGGttacatgcacattttttttccctacctGCAATATTGCTACTGTTCATATTCACTTAATATACAGCAACAATCTATGTATAATTGTCACTCAACTGCagtatctttttattttattattattttttttttcccccttcatgtGATAACTGACCCCCCCACCGTGATTTATCGATACGCTTTCGGCTAACAGCcagtggagcagctggaccTGTTCGGAGATATGTCGACCCCGCCGGACATCCAGTCTCCGAACGTAAGTGCGCGATGTTCCCTTCGGCTCAGTCGCCGTCGTGCTACCTTTTGGGGGAGGAACACAAGCCACTCAATAAAATTCATATTAATGCTCACAACCGTATGTTACAAAATGATCGTGATGTAAACTCAATCATCGAACATTTAAAGCTGCTACATGAGAGAGAATTGCTTGATGGCAAAACCCGCGCCGCAAAAAAGAGAAATGCGTAATATCAGAAATAGTCGCCTTTGCGAAGGTCGATGCCCAGTTTTGATTGTCAGATGGGTAGTACTTTCCAGTGTTTCTCAtttcaaggtaaaaaaaaaaataaaaaattgatcaTATGAAATGGATAATTCGGTgtactactgtatattttaaaggAGTTAGGGCTGCACTGAAAacgaaaataaaatgacagattagtcagaataaagttgtatgtttttatagaaCAAGTTttgagatgctttttttttttttttttgaaactttatctcaaatatacaactttactCCCGTAACATTGACTTTAATcttgaaatttattttattttcgcTGTGGGCCTTATATactatatttttacatttacagtggaaaatgtttttagtgactacaaaatttttttttatttttttaaaaatctttttttttgttttttttgtttcccccccccccccccaaatacaaTAATGACTGTGGATTGGCTTCTAAAATGTGcagttgtcttatttttttttcttttcactgttgCACTAATACAAATTGGgaatatattaaaatacagtggtgccttgagatatgagtgactgtattatacaaggttgttttttttttttttttaatactaatCGCCAttaagatttttaaaattgatgttttgctttgatttgcagTTAACTGAACTctttctcaaggcaccacttatGTGAAAATGAAGTAGAACGTtttgattaaaatattttatgaagTACAGTAATGACTGGATTGGAATTCTTAACAAAATATTCAGTCAGCATATCTTTATTGTTTGCATGGAGCAGCTTTAAACGTTTCTCTCTTGTGATTGACTTGTTGTGTTATTGAGCCCCCGTGTTGATCCGATCTCTGCATCTCCCTCTCATGTGAACCAGGACTCTAATGATATTCCCTTGCTGGACTTTTCCGCCGAAGTCGACAGCAATCAGAATTGCATAAAGGGAACGCTTTTAACTTCCTGTGCCGCCGACCACAGGGCGCCGCCCCAGACAGAGAATCCCTTCTGCTCGCCGTTCGGCTTCTTTCCATCCCCGGACAGCGACCCTTTCGGAGACGATCCGCTGTCCAAAACGCCCCGTCCCGACAACGGTCCGATGGGCTCTGCTAGCACGGCCCTTGGCGACCCTTTGAACGGAAACCCCGAGAGCCTCGGCCAGCAGATGCGGGGCTTAACCAGTAAGAACGTGATCCTCGCTCTCAGTAACGGCCAGTGGCCGCTCGGGGGCAAAATAACACACGGCGGCATGATGGACGGCAGCGAGTCGGGATCGGGTCCGTCCACCAAAAATCCCTTTTTTGACTCGAACGCCTCCCCCTTTTCTAACGGGGAGAGCCACCAAGCCACAGAGATTGCGAGCAAGGACTCGGTGGTTCTTAACCCGCCCCCGCAGAGCTCGAAGGCCGGACGAGGTCGAAGGAGTCAGAAGGTGACCTTGTCGTTTGACGGCGTTCACTGCATGCGCGATACGCCTGAAGGTGGCACGTGCGGCTACTGCATGCGGGTCTTGACCGGTCGCACTTGGTCTCCGTGGGAAACATAACGTACGGAAAGCCGTTTGAGTGTTCGTTCCACATCCTTGCTATCCAGCGTAACCTCCATGTactggtacattttttttgtcctcactagtaagacaattcggCACACTAGTACGATTGTCTAGCTTGTAATGTTctgtttccccccctccccctacTACTGTCCGCTGTGAAAACTcgatcttaccaagaatatttatTTCTAGACAAAAGTCtcaaaactaatctgattacatttaaaataagacGCGTCacctaaaaaagtaaaaaacctttggacaattttcaCCTGTTTCAAgcaaattttttaaaacttgaaataagtaggaaaaacattgccagtgtatttatttttttcttactccactgacagttttttccccctaattaTTTCGTAAAAAtgagcttgaaacaagtgaaaattgctCAAAAAGTTTCTTTCCGAGTCTTGTtttagttttgactagaaataaaacaaatattggtaagattttgagtttttgcagcgTATGACGTTTTTGCATAAAAGTACGACAACTTTATCATACAGGTAGGACAACTAAATGTtatagtgaggcaaaactgcactagttgacaaccgTGTGCTATGAGTAATGCTAGTTAGTCAACTTCAAGCATTAAACATTGATGCAGAGTAGTAAAGTTGACTAGTCGCTTTTACCCCCACTTGTGATACAAAATTTCTACCAATTGACATTTTGCGCATCACTAGTAGATGTTGAGTTGTTAACTAGTAGAACTTTTACAATGTCACTAGCAGTACTGGTTATacgcagttgtcaactagtgcaagGTTTTGCCTGGTGTGTTGAATATTCTTACTAGTGATGACAAAGAGAATACTATACAAAGCttcaggtccatgtactagtattcTTTGTCAGTGATAGTAGAACATTGTACTAGTGCAGCAAAACGAATACTATTAGTTGACTTAGTGTTGAACATTGATGCAGAGAAGAAAAATCGATGGTTCCACCCCGACTAGTGAAATTCCAAAATTCCACAAGTTGCATCTAGTGCTTCACTAGTAGCATATAATGTAGATGTCCCTCATAACAGTATTCCAAAATTGTCCTACtagtgcagaaatgtcatacagtagcgGAAAAAACGTTACTGGTAAGACGTAGTCGTCTTACTAGTGCATCCTACTCATTCTACTTGTACGTTTAATTGTCTCACAAGTGAGGACATGGAGCATACTAGTATATGGCCCTTAATATGGATAtgaaggatattgaataaatgctcaaacagctttccataccTAAATGTAGATTGGATTGAAGGGGGTGGTCTGTCTGAAGCGCATGCACCCGTGGTCACAAGCGTCCCTTGAAACATTCAGAAATGTCCCTTGTGCCTTTTAATGCTGTGACCtcctttcctgttttttttttttttttttttttgcttacgcTCACGCTTCTGCCGATAAAGCACCGGTAAGTGGCAACGCATGCTGGTAAAATAGTGGCACGACGTGTTTGAAATTGTCGACTCAGGGTGCACCCACTGCAGCCGCGTTAAGCCAAGTCAATAGGATGTAtacggctaagaaaatggaaaacttTGTTCAGGGGTTGCCCCCCCCCACAAacttattttacaataataaaaatcacatgAAGTGCACATGCGGCAAAgaacagatgatttttttttagcttggtGTAAATAGCTATTAGAGGGAATCCCTTCTTCCAGTATTACTAAATTTCCCAAAGTTCTACAAGAGTCGGTGCTGGTCTGGAACCAGTTTTGCCATCTCCAATAAGTTGTTTTCGCTGTAAAACGTGACAACGGTGAATAGATGCTAGTTTTGGTTCTAGTTCCAAATCAGAGGCACCCTGAGTCTGAGACCATTTAGGCAAGATATGTTCGGGGCTCATTATGTTCCCTCAACAGTCCTCAGCAGGTGACTTGTTCGGAGCGGAACTGTTTTCTGCTCCCGACGGCTCGTCGGCTGCCGGCGACCTGTTCAACAACACGTCTGCCAACCCTGCTCAGTCCTCCGTGGCGGCTTTGGGTAGGAGACAGAGGAATGGTGGAGCATGTGGTTAGCCAGTCAAACGGTTGCTGGTTTGTACGGGAACATTTTCAATCAATGTTTTCATGTGCAGGAGATCTGCAGTTAGGAAAACCAGCTAGCACCAGCATCCCTCCTGCGGGCATGTGGGCAACGTCCACCGTCGCCCCCTCCATGTACGGAGCCCCCGCGCCCGCCTACCCTCAGCCGTCTGCCTTCGGCGGTCTTCCCATACCCCCCAACGCTTGGGGTCAACAGATGCCTCATCAGTTCGGTGCCCCGCATCTCGCCTGGGGCCAACCGGCGCCGCCGGCCGCAGTTTGGGGCCACGCGGCCTGCACCAACCCCTTCCAGCCTGCCGCCTTCCCCGTTCTGGGTGAGCAGCAAGGCCCGTCCCGCCCGCCTCCCCGGCCACCCGTGAAGGAGGCCCCACCTAAGGCGGAGAGAAACGCCTTCACCGCCTTGGACCCCCTTGGCGACAAAGAGCAGAAGACCGGGAAAGACATGTTCAAGGACTTCCAGCTCGCCAAGCCGCCCGCCATCCCGGCGAGAAAAGGTGAGCAGGCTTCAGAATCGGGGGCTTTCGACCAGTACTTCTCCAGTAAAGTGGGCTTCGCTCAAGATGCCGCAGACCACGATGACTTTGACATCAAACAGTTGTCGGCGGCCGTTAACGGTAAGGATTCTCGGACGCGCAAACGCTTTCTATGTCGCCCAATCCTTACGTGGTCTTCTTTCCCGTATAGACGCACCGCCTCCGAGCCTGAACGCCCCGGCTCTCCTCGATGCCGCATTCTCCTCAAACAGCTCGGCACCGGGACCAAGCGTCGGCCTAGACATGTTCGATGAGGCATTCGGAGCCCCCAACGCCACCCCGTTTGGGGTCCCGCCTGCCCCAACGGTACAGATTTTGGCAgtgtccaaatacttctggGTCTAACCATTCATGCCAACTGATCAACGACCAACTCTCGTTTTTGACGACCACTTAGGCCTACTCACTACTGTGTTTTATATTGTTGGTCATTATgatggagagccaagtattttttttttgaggtagtacttggtgtaaaaggtttgagatcAGTCtggtctatacagtatgtgcccctGCAATTTACCGGTGACCAGGTCGTATCCCGCttctctcgtccaaagtcagccgggTGACACTccaagataagcggtacagcaaacataatacatctttttatttatttattttttttttttaattgacagaCTGCTCCTGTTGCTCAGAACTCCACGGGTGCCTTTGGAGATCCTTTTGGAAATCCCTTCGCTTGACCTTAATATTGTTGTAAGTCATACATTCATATATTCCCGCATCCATGCTTCGTTTATTGAATTCCTCTCTTTATTTTCCCAGCTAAAATGGAGATTCCGTGAAGTAGCATCTCTGGGACAAACCGCTGCGAGACAATCTAAACGGTGGCCTCCGTCCAGACTTCTTCCATGTTGCCATGTCTGTTTGTTCGTTCTGTCTGATTAGTAGTTCCCTTATTTCCCAAGAGCGTTGATCCAACACGTTACGTCATGATCTGCTGAAGAGAGcaaaggggggggggcgtgggggcTTTGTATGCGAAGTGTCCAAAGATGTCCGCTGCTGATGTTGCCTGAATTAGAAACtgtaataaaatattgataaaGCTGCAGTTTGTggaacaatttattttgaaatgaagtcAAGCAAatggttttgggggggggggggaaatcatatTGGTAAATTTTTACCTTTTGTACCTTAATATATGTAGAAAAGTATGACTTGAATTGCTGTTGTAAGAGATCAGGTGTTCTGCCtgcgggaaatgatccaatttcacttaaagcTATTATGCAAAATATTTATGACAAATGATGCATGTTtagtcattaaaaatgtaattgatagCCACCCTGAAATTTTGTTTAGAATTGCCCACAGATGCCACAATATGccggcaaagcactttttctttttccactgcACAATTGCCTGAATTAGCGAAACTTGTCCCCTCGCTGGCTGTGTGTTTGCGCAGGGGAAA
The sequence above is a segment of the Phyllopteryx taeniolatus isolate TA_2022b chromosome 15, UOR_Ptae_1.2, whole genome shotgun sequence genome. Coding sequences within it:
- the dab2 gene encoding disabled homolog 2 isoform X1; amino-acid sequence: MSAVAEANVAVVVAAEPRAASPPAASTSNSPPASPATAATKVPFRKDKKKVPEKTDEYLLARFQGDGVRYKAKLIGTDDVTEPRGDKMCQDSMMKLKGMAVAARSQGKHKQRIWVNISMSGIRIIDEKSGAIEHEHVVNKISFIARDVTDNRAFGYVCGAEGQHQFFAIKTAQQAEPLVLDLKDLFQVIFNMRKKEAEASQKGENGSAVVENGSNAVPVKNPNPVEQLDLFGDMSTPPDIQSPNDSNDIPLLDFSAEVDSNQNCIKGTLLTSCAADHRAPPQTENPFCSPFGFFPSPDSDPFGDDPLSKTPRPDNGPMGSASTALGDPLNGNPESLGQQMRGLTSKNVILALSNGQWPLGGKITHGGMMDGSESGSGPSTKNPFFDSNASPFSNGESHQATEIASKDSVVLNPPPQSSKAGRGRRSQKSSAGDLFGAELFSAPDGSSAAGDLFNNTSANPAQSSVAALGDLQLGKPASTSIPPAGMWATSTVAPSMYGAPAPAYPQPSAFGGLPIPPNAWGQQMPHQFGAPHLAWGQPAPPAAVWGHAACTNPFQPAAFPVLGEQQGPSRPPPRPPVKEAPPKAERNAFTALDPLGDKEQKTGKDMFKDFQLAKPPAIPARKGEQASESGAFDQYFSSKVGFAQDAADHDDFDIKQLSAAVNDAPPPSLNAPALLDAAFSSNSSAPGPSVGLDMFDEAFGAPNATPFGVPPAPTTAPVAQNSTGAFGDPFGNPFA
- the dab2 gene encoding disabled homolog 2 isoform X2, with the protein product MSAVAEANVAVVVAAEPRAASPPAASTSNSPPASPATAATKVPFRKDKKKVPEKTDEYLLARFQGDGVRYKAKLIGTDDVTEPRGDKMCQDSMMKLKGMAVAARSQGKHKQRIWVNISMSGIRIIDEKSGAIEHEHVVNKISFIARDVTDNRAFGYVCGAEGQHQFFAIKTAQQAEPLVLDLKDLFQVIFNMRKKEAEASQKGENGSAVVENGSNAVPVKNPNPVEQLDLFGDMSTPPDIQSPNSSAGDLFGAELFSAPDGSSAAGDLFNNTSANPAQSSVAALGDLQLGKPASTSIPPAGMWATSTVAPSMYGAPAPAYPQPSAFGGLPIPPNAWGQQMPHQFGAPHLAWGQPAPPAAVWGHAACTNPFQPAAFPVLGEQQGPSRPPPRPPVKEAPPKAERNAFTALDPLGDKEQKTGKDMFKDFQLAKPPAIPARKGEQASESGAFDQYFSSKVGFAQDAADHDDFDIKQLSAAVNDAPPPSLNAPALLDAAFSSNSSAPGPSVGLDMFDEAFGAPNATPFGVPPAPTTAPVAQNSTGAFGDPFGNPFA